GACCCGCGCCAGCATCGCGACGTCCTCATAGGCAATGGCGCGGCGGATTTCGGCCACGGTCAGCCCGGAGAGCACCGCCAGCGCGACTTTGGGCCCGACGCGCGAGACGCCAAGCAGCAGATCGAAGAGGGCGCGTTCCGATTCGCTGGCAAAACCGAAGAGCAGGTGGGCATCCTCGCGCACCACCAGCCGGGTCAGGACCCGGGTGCGGGCGCCTTCGGCGGGCAGACGGTCAAAGGTCGACAGCGGGATCGCCAGTTCATACCCGACCCCGTTGCACGACACGATGGCGCGTGTCGGCATCCGTTCGACCAGTTCCCCCTCGACAAAGGTGATCATCGTCTATACCTCGATGGCGGCGCGGCTGCGATGCAAATGGCAAAGCGCGATGGCGGCGGCATCGGCGCAATCGGCCGGCTCCGGCGCGCGCACGAGACGGAAGAGTTGCTGGACCATGAATGCCACCTGCTCCTTCGACGCGTGGCCGTTGCCGGTCACCGACTGCTTGACTTGCAGCGCCGTGTAGGAGCGCACCGGGATGCTGTTTAACGCCGCGCCCAGCATCGCCGCGCCGCGCGCCTGGCCCAGGGCCAGCGCCGCTTTGGTGTCGCGCGCCAGAAAGACATCCTCAATGGCGACCTCATCGGGCGTGTGCGCATGGAGGACCTCGCCCACCCGCCGGCAGATGGCCAACAGCCGTCCGGCCATGTCATCGGCCGCGCGGGTGTGGATCGCCCCGAAGGCGACCAAGTGGGGATGCTCGGCATCCCCGGAGACAATGGCCCAGCCGGTGGTTCCCAGGCCGGGATCGATGCCCATGACGATCATCGGCGCGGACTCTCCCCCCAGGGCGGAATGTATGCCTCCCACCCGATCCGCAACATCATAAAAAAACGCCCCCGCCGTTCAGCGGGGGCGTCAAGCCGTGACCGGTC
The sequence above is drawn from the bacterium genome and encodes:
- the ruvA gene encoding Holliday junction branch migration protein RuvA, translating into MITFVEGELVERMPTRAIVSCNGVGYELAIPLSTFDRLPAEGARTRVLTRLVVREDAHLLFGFASESERALFDLLLGVSRVGPKVALAVLSGLTVAEIRRAIAYEDVAMLARVSGVGKKTAERIVVELKDKIEKAGAGVGETVKLEAGIDGVAHEAMAALVVLGYSRQEAQDVVKKAAAAMEKTPVTTEELIRRALALSPA
- the ruvC gene encoding crossover junction endodeoxyribonuclease RuvC; the protein is MIVMGIDPGLGTTGWAIVSGDAEHPHLVAFGAIHTRAADDMAGRLLAICRRVGEVLHAHTPDEVAIEDVFLARDTKAALALGQARGAAMLGAALNSIPVRSYTALQVKQSVTGNGHASKEQVAFMVQQLFRLVRAPEPADCADAAAIALCHLHRSRAAIEV